A genomic window from Fusarium oxysporum Fo47 chromosome VIII, complete sequence includes:
- a CDS encoding amino acid permease/ SLC12A domain-containing protein, producing the protein MSESILPGPGPHPLKARDEQEKSPSHLGEVETIRNGSSDPERNEDTHRGFKPRHSQMIAIGGAIGTSLFLGTAQVLRIGGPLFLLISYGVLSILVYCIVTGIAEIATYLPVPGGTMAYYGHKYVSRSMGFAMGYLYWYSLGILIPYEFVASTLLINYWGTAVNGAVWITIIYVVIVIVNLFPVRVFGECEFWSAGMKVLLILGLIFLSIVLFFGGGPDQDAIYFRYWKDPGPVNTYIVEGDAGRLVALLQSFVLASFAFVLAPEQLIVTAGEMQSPRYNLPRAARRYIWRLIVLFMPSVLGIGVICASNDPRLAAPGTARSPFIIAIKNASIPVLDSIVNALILLSAITAANAFLYSASRNLYSLAKAGNAPAIFKRCNRYGLPYYAVLITASLGCLAYLSLSNSSLTVFNWLINLTNTSGYISWICCGIIYVRYRNAITHHKLESPYRSRLQPWGMYFGVIVSIILLLINGFTVFFPSQWSVGDFFTAYIGIPAFLLIYFGHRLYHRGDGWVRNPEDVDMYEGMDEVLAAERPPPVRGNITRRLWASVE; encoded by the coding sequence ATGTCAGAGTCTATCCTCCCGGGTCCGGGGCCCCATCCTCTCAAAGCCAGGGATGAGCAAGAAAAGTCCCCAAGTCATCTTGGTGAAGTTGAAACCATTCGAAATGGTAGCTCCGATCCCGAAAGAAACGAAGATACACACCGTGGCTTCAAGCCTCGGCACTCTCAGATGATAGCCATAGGAGGTGCCATTGGAACTTCACTGTTCCTAGGAACCGCCCAAGTTCTTCGCATTGGCGGTCCTCTGTTCCTTCTGATTTCGTATGGAGTTTTGTCTATACTCGTCTACTGCATCGTCACTGGAATCGCCGAGATTGCAACTTATCTCCCTGTTCCGGGAGGCACTATGGCCTACTACGGACACAAATATGTGTCTCGCAGCATGGGCTTTGCAATGGGATATCTCTACTGGTACTCACTTGGCATCTTGATCCCTTATGAATTCGTCGCTTCTACACTTCTCATCAACTATTGGGGCACTGCGGTTAATGGCGCCGTGTGGATCACCATCATATATGTTGTCATCGTCATTGTGAACCTCTTCCCGGTCAGAGTCTTTGGAGAATGCGAGTTTTGGAGCGCAGGCATGAAAGTTCTCCTCATCTTAGGCCTCATCTTTCTCTCCATTGTGCTGTTTTTCGGGGGAGGCCCTGATCAAGATGCTATCTACTTTCGATACTGGAAAGACCCCGGCCCAGTGAACACTTATATCGTGGAGGGCGATGCCGGACGACTCGTTGCACTACTTCAGTCTTTTGTTCTAGCATCCTTCGCATTCGTCTTGGCTCCTGAACAACTCATCGTGACAGCGGGCGAGATGCAATCGCCACGCTATAACCTCCCCCGAGCCGCTCGACGATACATTTGGCGCCTGATCGTTCTTTTCATGCCCTCCGTCCTCGGAATTGGTGTAATCTGCGCATCAAATGACCCCCGACTTGCAGCACCTGGGACTGCGCGCTCACCTTTCATTATTGCCATCAAGAACGCCAGCATCCCTGTCCTGGATAGCATCGTCAATGCACTGATCCTCCTTTCAGCGATCACGGCTGCGAACGCATTCCTCTACTCTGCCTCTCGGAATCTTTATTCACTTGCAAAGGCCGGAAATGCACCTGCAATATTCAAGAGATGTAATAGATATGGCCTTCCATATTATGCAGTATTGATCACTGCCTCCCTCGGATGCCTAGCATATCTCAGCCTGTCAAATAGTAGCCTGACGGTCTTCAACTGGCTAATCAATCTCACCAATACCTCCGGCTATATTAGTTGGATCTGCTGTGGTATAATTTATGTGAGATACCGCAATGCCATCACTCACCATAAGTTGGAGTCCCCATATCGCTCCCGCCTCCAGCCGTGGGGCATGTACTTCGGAGTCATTGTCTCCATCATTCTTTTACTCATCAACGGATTCACTGTCTTCTTTCCTTCACAATGGTCAGTGGGTGATTTTTTCACGGCTTACATCGGCATCCCTGCGTTTCTGCTCATCTACTTTGGCCACCGACTGTATCATCGGGGAGATGGGTGGGTTAGAAAtcctgaagatgttgatatgTATGAAGGGATGGATGAAGTACTGGCTGCAGAAAGACCACCGCCCGTTAGGGGCAACATCACTCGGAGACTGTGGGCCTCGGTAGAATAA
- a CDS encoding pyridoxal phosphate-dependent transferase has translation MAHPFVSNSNILHRSFADQPERVVSASGVSLFLESGREILDASAGPAVSCLGFGRPEIAEVVANQMNQLPYLYSGARFTCDVTEELASMLLQGQPGGLSKAIFVNSGSEATDAAIKLATQYWHERGMPQKHHVIARKQSYHGNTIGALCVSGHKSRRAMYRHWLSHNVSFVDPCFAYRLKGNESDEDYVKRLADQLEAEILRIGPENVSAFVAETVSGTTLGCLPAVPGYFVAVREICDKHDVLLILDEIMCGMGKTGTMHAWEQEGISGPDIQMIGKALGGGFVPLSGVLLRNKIFDALADGSRGLAHGHTFQAHPVACAAALEAQRIIRDEDILTNVQEMGKVLERLLRTNLGHMEFVGDIRGRGLFWAVEFVQDRRTKTPFPANMRLCHQIVDKALDLGLNILGNLGETGDIHVDHVIMSPPYVVTESELGRMNRIKILSPMNESLRTPPSASTRRGGYTRQKRGCLTCRQRKKKCDQLYPICSHCLRLNLVCKREPPRSVLPSPGAATGGSEVTETRVVRTPSIDQQIKEVTQLCQPLGLSLEPGDANSKNLVGSRRVMLRYYTVTLAFLLTTNLENNCFLSVILPMAFECPALMYAVSAWASSHLALRDEKFRADSLRHRGHALAQLQQSMKQSELSTEMCLAVTMVLCSMESISEATDAWYPHLTGAAAALAWQSEGSLAVVDPKQAVQATFEGRWLLRNFAYHDIMMSVSMDCRPLVRGFYWASEDDTLADPYFGFASRILYLISETSILNADFAEAKLGSQTRGYSFAERSQKIESELQSWVCPSGHDDSPLALLGEAYRNAALIHLYRTLARYINSYSGILKAKLKACVESICKLSRQVSEGCLVECTLLFPLFMAGGEAHETSEIEIIREKLGEMIKWRKFRNVEACLDVLDEVWRRRMDGSRREDQDKVDWLDVVKQRGWKLSIS, from the exons ATGGCTCACCCTTTTGTCTCCAACTCAAACATTCTCCATCGCTCATTCGCTGATCAACCTGAAAGAGTCGTTTCTGCCTCAGGTGTATCTCTCTTTCTCGAGTCTGGCCGTGAAATCCTTGATGCTTCAGCCGGACCAGCCGTATCATGTCTCGGCTTTGGACGTCCAGAGATTGCTGAAGTGGTCGCGAACCAGATGAACCAGCTTCCTTATCTCTACTCTGGCGCACGTTTCACTTGCGATGTAACCGAGGAGCTTGCGTCGATGCTTCTGCAAGGGCAACCCGGTGGCCTGTCCAAGGCCATATTCGTCAACTCTGGAAGCGAAGCCACTGATGCTGCTATCAAGCTCGCAACACAATACTGGCACGAGCGAGGAATGCCCCAGAAGCACCATGTCATCGCAAGAAAACAGAGCTATCATGGAAACACGATTGGAGCACTCTGTGTTTCTGGCCACAAATCTCGAAGGGCCATGTACCGCCACTGGCTCTCTCATAATGTAAGCTTCGTTGACCCCTGCTTCGCTTATAGGCTGAAGGGAAACGAATCCGACGAAGATTACGTCAAGCGTCTGGCAGATCAACTTGAGGCAGAGATTCTCCGTATTGGACCGGAGAACGTTTCTGCATTTGTGGCTGAGACTGTCAGTGGAACTACTCTAGGTTGCCTTCCTGCTGTACCTGGATACTTCGTGGCTGTCCGAGAGATTTGCGACAAACATGATGTCCTCTTGATCTTAGATGAA ATTATGTGCGGTATGGGGAAAACCGGCACTATGCATGCTTGGGAGCAGGAGGGCATTTCAGGGCCTGACATTCAGATGATAGGCAAAGCTCTTGGTGGAGGTTTTGTTCCCCTATCTGGCGTGTTGCTTCGCAATAAGATTTTCGACGCCCTCGCAGACGGATCTCGGGGATTAGCCCATGGACACACATTCCAA GCTCATCCAGTGGCTTGCGCTGCAGCCCTTGAGGCTCAGCGCATCATTCGTGATGAAGATATTCTCACCAACGTCCAAGAAATGGGTAAAGTCTTGGAGAGGCTCCTGAGAACAAATCTTGGACATATGGAATTTGTCGGCGATATCCGTGGGCGTGGTCTTTTTTGGGCTGTTGAGTTCGTTCAAGATCGTCGCACCAAAACACCCTTCCCGGCAAATATGAGACTGTGCCACCAGATCGTGGACAAGGCGCTTGATCTGGGCTTGAATATTTTGGGAAACCTAGGTGAAACTGGGGATATCCATGTTGATCATGTCATAATGTCTCCCCCATATGTGGTAACTGAGTCTGAATTGGGGCGGATG AATCGGATCAAGATTTTGAGTCCCATGAACGAATCACTTAGAACCCCACCTTCGGCTTCAACTCGGAGAGGTGGCTATACTCGACAGAAGCGTGGATGTCTAACATGTCGTCAACG AAAGAAGAAATGTGATCAGCTTTACCCTATCTGCAGTCACTGTTTGCGTCTCAACCTAGTATGCAAGCGTGAGCCTCCACGCTCAGTGCTACCCTCACCTGGGGCGGCAACGGGAGGTTCTGAAGTGACCGAGACAAGAGTTGTGAGAACCCCGAGCATAGACCAGCAAATCAAAGAGGTCACGCAACTATGCCAACCTCTTGGACTATCGCTGGAACCTGGTGACGCCAACTCGAAAAATCTTGTGGGAAGCAGACGAGTGATGCTGCGTTACTACACGGTGACACTTGCGTTTCTACTGACCACGAATCTCGAAAACAACTGTTTCCTCTCCG TTATCCTTCCCATGGCGTTCGAATGCCCTGCCCTGATGTATGCCGTCTCAGCATGGGCTTCTTCCCACTTAGCATTACGGGACGAGAAGTTCAGAGCGGATTCGCTAAGGCACCGTGGACATGCTTTGGCTCAGCTTCAACAGTCAATGAAGCAGAGTGAGCTATCAACTGAGATGTGCCTCGCTGTGACCATGGTCCTCTGTTCTATGGAGTCAATATCCGAGGCTACCGATGCCTGGTATCCTCACTTGACAGGCGCAGCTGCTGCATTAGCTTGGCAGTCAGAGGGTTCTCTTGCGGTGGTGGATCCGAAGCAAGCTGTTCAGGCTACCTTTGAGGGGAGGTGGCTTCTCCGCAATTTCGCCTATCACGATATCATGATGAGTGTCTCGATGGATTGTCGTCCATTAGTAAGGGGGTTCTACTGGGCCTCAGAGGATGACACACTTGCAGATCCCTATTTTGGATTTGCGTCGCGGATACTCTATCTCATCTCCGAGACTAGCATTCTGAATGCCGACTTCGCAGAAGCAAAATTGGGATCACAGACCCGCGGTTATAGTTTTGCTGAACGTTCACAAAAGATAGAAAGTGAACTCCAGAGTTGGGTTTGCCCTTCAGGCCACGATGATTCACCGCTAGCGTTGCTTGGTGAAGCCTATCGCAACGCGGCGCTCATTCATCTATACCGAACCCTTGCTCGCTACATTAACAGCTATTCTGGCATTTTGAAAGCGAAGCTGAAGGCTTGTGTAGAGTCGATATGTAAGCTTAGCAGACAAGTGTCAGAGGGTTGCCTCGTGGAATGCACCCTCCTTTTCCCACTGTTCATGGCAGGAGGAGAAGCCCACGAGACAAGTGAGATAGAAATCATTAGAGAGAAGCTTGGCGAGATGATCAAGTGGCGAAAATTCCGAAACGTTGAAGCTtgtcttgatgttcttgatgaggtATGGCGGCGAAGAATGGATGGATCAAGGAGGGAAGACCAAGATAAGGTGGACTGGCTAGATGTGGTGAAGCAACGGGGCTGGAAGCTTTCCATTTCGTAA
- a CDS encoding RmlC-like cupin domain-containing protein — translation MATTTQTVTMISNTSKQEELKERADQAAVPYRGPRLPAVPDDLVIPGIFDFECDERLWVPQAPDVWFRPLLLSVSGGYFVNILRVRRSGILSRHRHAGCVHATVLKGRWHYLEHPWWATEGGYAFEPPGDIHTLEVPEDVKEMVTMFHVTGAYIYVDPDGNPVGVEDVFSKLDKARKHYEAVGLGARNCSIRL, via the exons ATGGCTACTACAACGCAAACCGTCACTATGATATCAAATACCTCGAAGCAAGAAGAGCTCAAAGAACGTGCGGATCAAGCCGCTGTTCCATATCGAGGTCCCCGTCTTCCCGCTGTTCCTGACGACCTTGTCATTCCAGGAATCTTCGACTTTGAATGCGACGAGCGCCTCTGGGTCCCACAAGCACCAGACGTTTGGTTCcgacctcttcttctctctgtTTCTGGCGGCTACTTTGTCAACATTCTTCGAGTCCGAAGATCTGGTATCCTCTCGCGCCATCGCCACGCTGGTTGCGTGCACGCAACAGTTCTCAAGGGCCGCTGGCATTATCTAGAACATCCGTGGTGGGCGACAGAGGGCGGTTATGCCTTTGAACCTCCTGGAGATATTCATACTCTTGAGGTTCCGGAGGATGTGAAGGAGATGGTGACCATGTTTCATGTCACAGGGGCTTATATCTATGTTGACCCTGATGGCAATCCTGTTGGCGTGGAAGATGTTTTCAGCAAGTTGGACAAGGCACGAAAGCACTATGAAGCTGTTGGACTCGGGGCAAG GAACTGTTCTATTCGATTATGA